One Camelus ferus isolate YT-003-E chromosome 21, BCGSAC_Cfer_1.0, whole genome shotgun sequence genomic region harbors:
- the MUC1 gene encoding mucin-1 isoform X1, giving the protein MTRDIQAPFFFLLLFPVLTAASSTTPTAVFTTSDYTSGNIQASSSQSSPASSVTDSSAVNTTSSLAFTHSPAQGSVTTPFYNDSSSLTTNDTSSPTPSPASSSVVTPGAHESTSSKAIVTPDDIVTPSSAPSNHSDIPTTPTSHIMETITSSTNHSIVSPTSIATTSQQLTGSVFLYFLSFHIINHQFDFSLENSSTPYYQALQRNISEWFSQLFDGNFLGFSYVKFSPGSVVVELILVLREDIIDANYLNTEYPWIIAQATKYNLTISRLSVTDVSLPSSAQSGSGVPGWGIALLVLVCILVALAIIYVIAMTVCHWQRKNYGQLDVFSTGDAYHPMSEYPTYHTHGRYVPPGNAKRSPYEEVSAGNGGSNLSYTNLAATSPNL; this is encoded by the exons ATGACACGGGACATCCAggcccctttcttcttcctgctgctATTCCCAGTGCTTACAG CTGCTAGCAGTACTACGCCGACAGCGGTTTTTACAACCTCTGACTATACAAGTGGAAATATACAGGCTTCGAGTAGTCAAAGCAGCCCAGCGTCCAGCGTCACTGACAGCAGTGCTGTGAACACAACCAGCAGCTTAGCCTTCACCCACAGCCCTGCCCAAGGCTCGGTCACCACTCCATTCTACAATGACAGCTCATCCCTGACCACCAATGACACCTCATCTCcaactcccagccctgcctcaaGCTCAGTTGTCACTCCAGGTGCACATGAGAGCACCTCTTCCAAGGCTATCGTGACCCCAGACGACATCGTGACCCCATCCTCAGCTCCCAGCAACCACTCTGATATTCCCACCACTCCTACCAGTCACATTATGGAAACAATTACTAGCAGCACTAACCATAGCATAGTATCTCCCACCTCCATTGCTACAACTTCTCAGCAGTTGACTGGTAGTGTCTTCCTGTACTTCCTGTCTTTTCACATTATAAACCACCAGTTTGATTTTTCCCTGGAAAATTCCAGCACCCCATActaccaggcactgcagagaaaCATTTCTGAATGG TTTTCGCAGCTTTTTGATGGGAATTTCCTGGGCTTCTCATATGTCAAGTTCAG CCCAGGATCTGTGGTGGTAGAATTAATTCTCGTCCTCCGAGAAGATATCATTGATGCCAACTACCTGAACACAGAGTATCCTTGGATTATAGCACAAGCAACCAAATATAACCTGACCATCTCAAGACTCAGCG TGACTGATGTGtcacttccttcctctgcccagtcTGGGTCTGGGGTACCTGGCTGGGGCATTGCCCTGCTGGTGCTGGTCTGTATTCTGGTCGCGCTGGCCATCATCTATGTCATTGCCATG ACTGTGTGTCATTGGCAACGAAAGAACTATGGGCAGCTGGACGTCTTTTCAACTGGCGATGCCTACCATCCTATGAGCGAGTATCCCACCTACCACACCCATGGGCGCTATGTGCCCCCTGGCAATGCCAAACGGAGCCCCTATGAGGAG GTTTCTGCGGGCAACGGTGGTAGCAACCTCTCTTACACAAACCTGGCAGCCACTTCCCCCAACTTGTAG
- the MUC1 gene encoding mucin-1 isoform X2 yields MTRDIQAPFFFLLLFPVLTAASSTTPTAVFTTSDYTSGNIQASSSQSSPASSVTDSSAVNTTSSLAFTHSPAQGSVTTPFYNDSSSLTTNDTSSPTPSPASSSVVTPGAHESTSSKAIVTPDDIVTPSSAPSNHSDIPTTPTSHIMETITSSTNHSIVSPTSIATTSQQLTGSVFLYFLSFHIINHQFDFSLENSSTPYYQALQRNISEWFSQLFDGNFLGFSYVKFSPGSVVVELILVLREDIIDANYLNTEYPWIIAQATKYNLTISRLSVTDVSLPSSAQSGSGVPGWGIALLVLVCILVALAIIYVIAMVSAGNGGSNLSYTNLAATSPNL; encoded by the exons ATGACACGGGACATCCAggcccctttcttcttcctgctgctATTCCCAGTGCTTACAG CTGCTAGCAGTACTACGCCGACAGCGGTTTTTACAACCTCTGACTATACAAGTGGAAATATACAGGCTTCGAGTAGTCAAAGCAGCCCAGCGTCCAGCGTCACTGACAGCAGTGCTGTGAACACAACCAGCAGCTTAGCCTTCACCCACAGCCCTGCCCAAGGCTCGGTCACCACTCCATTCTACAATGACAGCTCATCCCTGACCACCAATGACACCTCATCTCcaactcccagccctgcctcaaGCTCAGTTGTCACTCCAGGTGCACATGAGAGCACCTCTTCCAAGGCTATCGTGACCCCAGACGACATCGTGACCCCATCCTCAGCTCCCAGCAACCACTCTGATATTCCCACCACTCCTACCAGTCACATTATGGAAACAATTACTAGCAGCACTAACCATAGCATAGTATCTCCCACCTCCATTGCTACAACTTCTCAGCAGTTGACTGGTAGTGTCTTCCTGTACTTCCTGTCTTTTCACATTATAAACCACCAGTTTGATTTTTCCCTGGAAAATTCCAGCACCCCATActaccaggcactgcagagaaaCATTTCTGAATGG TTTTCGCAGCTTTTTGATGGGAATTTCCTGGGCTTCTCATATGTCAAGTTCAG CCCAGGATCTGTGGTGGTAGAATTAATTCTCGTCCTCCGAGAAGATATCATTGATGCCAACTACCTGAACACAGAGTATCCTTGGATTATAGCACAAGCAACCAAATATAACCTGACCATCTCAAGACTCAGCG TGACTGATGTGtcacttccttcctctgcccagtcTGGGTCTGGGGTACCTGGCTGGGGCATTGCCCTGCTGGTGCTGGTCTGTATTCTGGTCGCGCTGGCCATCATCTATGTCATTGCCATG GTTTCTGCGGGCAACGGTGGTAGCAACCTCTCTTACACAAACCTGGCAGCCACTTCCCCCAACTTGTAG